In Pseudomonas nunensis, a single window of DNA contains:
- a CDS encoding diguanylate cyclase codes for MENQRGKGLSFARRIYMPRTVGLGIGCICVTAALYPLNMPGWVWILMLLNGFVWPHFAYQVASRSPYPYQAERRNIIGDSLCGGFWAAAVQFNPIVTVTILSMMTMNNVAAGGPRLFLQGALAQISGVGIAWLVFGPAFTPTATPIQVWACLPSLTIYPLAVGMVCYRLAFKLSEHKRALSALSRTDSLTGLLNHGAWKDLLHVKFQQCRQNHVASVIALIDIDHFKAINDTYGHIVGDTVLRQMSFELRRNLSELDLAGRYGGDEFCVILPNLSLHQAWEVMERLREVLNEYRHPHVPELRIKLSIGLATYQTVFTDAIAWLNDADKALYTAKNTGRNKISVASGSSSGGSTKRMSA; via the coding sequence ATGGAAAACCAACGCGGCAAGGGCCTTTCGTTTGCCCGACGCATCTACATGCCCAGAACCGTCGGCCTGGGCATTGGCTGTATCTGTGTGACCGCTGCGCTGTATCCGCTGAACATGCCGGGCTGGGTCTGGATCCTGATGCTGCTCAATGGATTCGTCTGGCCGCATTTCGCCTATCAGGTGGCTTCCCGCTCGCCATATCCCTATCAAGCTGAACGTCGCAACATCATCGGCGATTCGCTGTGCGGTGGTTTCTGGGCTGCGGCCGTTCAGTTCAACCCCATCGTGACCGTCACCATTCTTTCCATGATGACGATGAACAATGTCGCGGCGGGTGGCCCGAGGTTGTTTCTGCAGGGCGCCCTGGCGCAGATATCCGGCGTGGGTATTGCCTGGCTAGTGTTCGGCCCGGCGTTTACGCCGACGGCCACGCCGATCCAGGTCTGGGCCTGCCTACCGTCGCTGACCATTTACCCGTTAGCGGTGGGGATGGTGTGTTATCGACTGGCGTTCAAACTCTCCGAACACAAACGCGCCCTGAGCGCCTTGAGCCGTACCGACAGTTTGACCGGCCTGCTCAATCACGGCGCGTGGAAGGACCTGTTGCACGTCAAGTTCCAGCAGTGCCGGCAAAACCACGTGGCGTCGGTGATTGCGTTGATCGACATCGACCACTTCAAGGCAATCAACGACACCTACGGGCATATCGTCGGCGATACGGTGCTGCGTCAAATGAGCTTTGAACTCCGGCGCAACCTGAGTGAACTGGATCTGGCCGGCCGTTATGGCGGCGACGAGTTTTGCGTGATCCTGCCCAACCTGTCGTTGCATCAAGCCTGGGAAGTCATGGAACGCTTGCGCGAAGTGCTCAATGAGTATCGCCACCCGCATGTGCCCGAGCTGCGAATCAAGCTGAGCATTGGCCTGGCCACCTACCAAACCGTGTTTACCGATGCGATTGCCTGGCTCAACGACGCCGATAAAGCCCTCTACACTGCAAAAAACACCGGGCGCAACAAGATCAGTGTGGCGTCGGGCTCTTCAAGCGGCGGCTCAACCAAGCGCATGTCCGCCTGA
- a CDS encoding TetR/AcrR family transcriptional regulator translates to MTAPQRLTDRKREAIIQAAITEFRANGFEITSMDKIAATAEVSKRTVYNHFPSKEELFAEILNQLWARVTAEQETSYRPDLPLRDQLRQILLAKVQMMGDNNFLDLARVAIAATIHSPERAQNMVTRMGEREEGLTLWIRAAQADGRLKPVAPEFAAQQVQGLLKSFAFWPQISMGQTGLSPDVQSKVVESAMDMFLACYQL, encoded by the coding sequence ATGACAGCTCCACAGCGCCTCACCGACCGAAAACGCGAAGCCATCATCCAGGCGGCGATTACCGAGTTCCGTGCCAACGGTTTCGAGATCACCAGCATGGACAAGATCGCCGCCACTGCCGAGGTGTCGAAGCGCACGGTGTACAACCACTTCCCGAGCAAGGAAGAGTTGTTCGCTGAAATTCTTAATCAATTGTGGGCGCGGGTGACGGCCGAGCAGGAAACGTCGTACCGCCCTGACCTGCCCCTGCGCGATCAGCTGCGTCAGATCCTGCTCGCGAAAGTGCAGATGATGGGCGACAACAACTTTCTCGACCTGGCGCGAGTGGCGATTGCCGCCACCATCCATTCCCCCGAACGCGCGCAGAACATGGTTACCCGCATGGGTGAACGCGAAGAGGGCCTGACCCTGTGGATACGCGCGGCCCAGGCCGATGGCCGACTGAAACCGGTCGCCCCGGAGTTTGCCGCGCAGCAGGTCCAGGGGTTGCTCAAGTCCTTTGCATTTTGGCCGCAGATTTCCATGGGCCAAACCGGTCTTTCCCCGGATGTACAAAGCAAGGTCGTCGAGTCGGCGATGGACATGTTTTTGGCCTGCTATCAGCTCTAG
- a CDS encoding MBL fold metallo-hydrolase, translating into MANSNSSVEIAIRPEASRQVEGHFRNHQPVQREGFRKMLRIMWNMIFHKPRSTRPSAAIPVQTLTQAALIAAPNHSVYRLGHSTVLLKLRDKFWITDPVFAERASPVQWAGPKRFHQPPISLEELPPIEAVILSHDHYDHLDYQAVLKLAEKTKYFLTPLGVGDTLIKWGIDASKVRQLDWWQGTEVDGIQFIATPSQHFSGRGLFDSNSTLWASWVMIEGNTRIFFSGDTGYFDGFKRIGEQYGPFDLTLMETGAYNVEWPHVHMQPEQTLQAHIDLKGRWLLPIHNGTFDLSMHAWYEPFDRILALAWERNVSISTPQMGEAFNVMYPQRGSAWWLGVENVGDQVTA; encoded by the coding sequence ATGGCCAATTCAAACTCCTCAGTGGAAATCGCCATCCGACCTGAAGCTTCCCGTCAGGTAGAAGGGCATTTCCGAAACCACCAGCCGGTCCAGCGCGAAGGCTTTCGCAAAATGCTGCGCATCATGTGGAACATGATCTTCCACAAACCGCGCAGCACTCGGCCGAGCGCAGCGATCCCGGTACAAACCCTGACCCAGGCTGCGCTGATCGCCGCACCCAACCACAGCGTCTACCGCCTCGGTCATTCCACGGTCCTGCTCAAACTGCGGGACAAGTTCTGGATCACCGACCCGGTCTTCGCCGAGCGCGCCTCACCCGTGCAATGGGCCGGCCCCAAGCGTTTCCACCAGCCGCCGATCAGCCTGGAAGAATTGCCGCCGATTGAAGCGGTGATCCTGTCCCACGATCACTACGACCACCTCGATTATCAGGCCGTGCTCAAACTGGCAGAAAAGACCAAATACTTCCTCACCCCGTTGGGCGTCGGCGACACCCTGATCAAGTGGGGCATCGATGCCAGCAAAGTCCGTCAACTGGACTGGTGGCAGGGCACCGAAGTCGATGGCATTCAATTCATCGCCACACCGTCGCAACATTTTTCCGGCCGCGGCCTGTTCGATAGCAACAGCACGCTGTGGGCTTCGTGGGTGATGATCGAGGGCAACACCCGCATCTTCTTCAGCGGCGACACCGGCTACTTCGACGGCTTCAAACGCATCGGCGAACAGTACGGCCCGTTCGACCTGACCCTGATGGAAACCGGCGCCTACAACGTCGAATGGCCGCACGTGCACATGCAACCCGAACAAACCCTGCAAGCCCACATCGACCTCAAGGGTCGCTGGCTGCTACCGATCCATAACGGCACCTTCGACCTGTCCATGCACGCCTGGTACGAACCTTTCGATCGCATCCTGGCCTTGGCCTGGGAGCGGAATGTCTCGATCAGTACGCCGCAGATGGGTGAGGCGTTCAACGTGATGTATCCGCAGCGTGGGAGTGCGTGGTGGTTGGGGGTGGAGAATGTGGGGGATCAGGTGACGGCGTAG
- a CDS encoding helix-turn-helix domain-containing protein: protein MASLAMKITLERIALFQFTPAHSAQARAMLGWSVEELSRESGVSVDAIERFEAERDVLDVTRLALAYRFESEGLVFFPGFAPGRGMNVKGSTPNPVARADYAMVE, encoded by the coding sequence ATGGCCTCTCTTGCGATGAAAATCACCCTGGAACGTATCGCCCTCTTCCAATTTACCCCGGCCCACAGCGCCCAGGCCCGAGCGATGCTGGGTTGGAGTGTGGAAGAGTTGTCTCGGGAATCCGGGGTTTCCGTGGACGCCATCGAGCGTTTCGAGGCCGAGCGTGATGTGCTGGATGTTACGCGGCTGGCGTTGGCGTATCGATTTGAATCGGAGGGGCTGGTGTTCTTCCCCGGGTTCGCACCGGGTCGAGGGATGAATGTGAAAGGGTCGACGCCGAACCCGGTGGCGCGGGCGGATTATGCGATGGTTGAGTGA